Within the Telopea speciosissima isolate NSW1024214 ecotype Mountain lineage chromosome 4, Tspe_v1, whole genome shotgun sequence genome, the region AAATTACTAAAGAATGTTGTAGTTAAAATTGATGAATATGTGATAAGATTCTGTTGGACTGAGTATCATGAAGTCAACTGAGGATGCTACCAGCACAGTTTGGAAGATGTCCAAATGGTGATTATATATGGCTTACCTTGGGGATAGTGAAATTTCATTTGCGTAATTGTTTTAGAATTATACTGTGTAGCTAGCTAGCTGCATAAGGCTGCTAATATGTCATATTATGAGGTGGCAGCTGTCTCTCGGTTAggatatatatgtttttttggcTCTGCTCTTTTCCTATACAGATTGTTACCTTAGTTAATAAAATTATTGAAGCTTATCAGATGAGTGCAAATCAATTTCCTACTCTTACCCCTCTGGTttctaaatctttttttttttttttcctaatgaGGGAAACATATTTGTGTATCTCTGTTTATATCTCCATTAGGATGACAAAGTTGCTTGACGAGGAGGTTGAGGAGGATGAGCTGTTCTGGAATCAGGATTCCCTTAGAGAGGTAACTCATAATATCCTGTTTCATTAATCATAATGAATGAAAATGAATTGGTCTATttcttccccccacccccttgtTTCCTATGCGGGACTCAATGCGTGCCCTCAAGGCTGTATCTGCTTAGTTTCTGATAGCAAAAATGACAGAAATGATATTGTCACCTACATGTCTCCTTTTGTCAATTTAGCTTTTGTAATGCTGACTTACAAAAGGATATGGTTACTTACACAAAGGATATGGTCACTTACAGGTCTCCAGGCTGTCTTGTGATTCCCTTGTGATTTAGTGAAATTGTGAAATCTTACAGTTGACAGTCTAATTGAATGTATACATTACATCTTTTTTGGCCTTCTGAGCTTATTTCAGTCCAATACAAATTATTGCTTTATTTATCAAGGGGAACAAAGAATTTcgtgaaaaaaaataataaagagagCGATGAATTTATAACCAGGATAAGGCTaatttttgtttgggaaaaagatctctacttggtggtgtttcgtacgccctctcacagggcaccatgagatgacacctctgccccatgggtagatacccaggcgtgcttacccattggcccagacgcttgtgtagagactagagaacatgcgaccaagtagagatctcttgccctttttgtTTATCAGTATGTTAAGTGACCGAGATGGATATATTTCAGAAAATAGTAGTCCATAGTGTAAGGGAGGATACGGAATATCCATATCTTACTCTTCATGAGCTACCCTTAAGAAGACTTGTCAAATTCTTGGTATCAGCCTCTCTacgaaagtaggggtaaggttgcgtacattatgaccctctccagacccccagtggcgggagcctcgtgcactgggtgcGCCCTTTTAATAAGAATAAGGTTCTGATTTATAGATTTGAATTAAGAATGAGGAATTGATGATTGGATTTATGAAGAATTGAATTCATAGATGTGGAGATAGTAAAATTATAATCCATATGATATTGAAAAGAAATCATAAACAGACTGATGCCGGGGTGTATTTAAAACAATTGATGAACACTAAAAATTTGTGATGTGTTCCACTAATCTGTTAGGACAGATTTGAGAAACTAACCCATAAGATAGAATCACAGTGACCCATATTTGGAAACTATAGGGCAGATATAGAGAAGATCTATAACTAAAGAACCAGCCAGCTGATGGGGCTAGCTGGTCCTAACTTGCTGGTCTTGTATACAAAAATCATGAAGATCCAATGGAATTGGAAACTtagtgaaaacaaaaaatagggaGTTACTAAAACATGAAGAACTCCCAAACTCCAGATCTGATGGTGCTGCAACTTTGGACAGATGTAGTCCTAAGAGGGAAGAACATCATATCTAAAATAGTGTTTTTGATCCAATGGTAGGAAACACTGGAATCTTTAAGTGAAGACTGAGAACACAAGTGGACAGAAACTGACATGCACGAACAGAAACTTAGAAAAAAGATTAGTTGAACAAGGAGAGAATATAAACCATAACAAAACAAAGAGATTGGAAGCAAAGGTGTAGTAATTGAACTCAATAAAAGAGGTTTTCAGATTACCTTGGTCAACCCCCACACATTCATCTTGTTGCTTGCTGAAACTGAGAGCCagatggagagaaaagagggggaaaggggGGATATGACTTGGCTTCACCACCATCCAACTTAGAATTCACCGTCTAGGGTGGTTGTTGATTCACCACAGTAGCATGTAATCTCCATAGAGAACACTAGTAATTGCATTAGCCAAAATCGTTGGGAGggtctcccttctcttgtatttataaaattaaaagcaTTTCGTACAAGAATAGTAAGTCCTACCTACCAAGTAGCTCACAACTTAATATTTTAGCAAGTCCCTAGAAGATttagaaaggaaagagaagcaaAATGAAGTTGCTATTGACTTAGCAACTAAAtctattacaaaaatagaaactaactacccTTATCATGTATAGgacctaaatccctaatatttgggcttaaaGAATTGGcccattaaaatagaaaattcaaaTCACTAAGCGTATAGCCCATATAATCCATTGGGCACTCAAACTAAGCCTAACTTAAATCAAACTTGAACCATAGGTTCAGTTGGGCCTGATAAAttaaactaaacccaaaacaacaagcccatcttctcttctagCTGGAATTCTGCATCAATTTGACCTGTCATTAAGATAGTTGAAATTGTTTATGTACTTGCAACAGATCTGTAACAggaaaccaaaaggaaaaatgaagaagataagagagagaattAAAATCATCAgatggagggggaggggtgAGAGAGCCTTCACTTGTGCATGTAAATACACTTCACtacattttaattaaaaaaactaattttattTCTCAACATCCCAAATATGATGAATTGTCAACTCAAATGGTACTAGTATGAATTGTCTTTTGACTTCAATTTTTGATGAATAGGAGTCTTTGGAGACAATAAGTGAGCCATGTTGCTGTCTTCTCATGCTATATGTGTGCTAAAGAATAACAAATTTGTCCACGCATCCATGTTTTTTTGGTGTATAAAAATGAATGAATTGCATGTTAAATTCTAACCATAATGCGATTAAGATTGTTCAATTGGGTCtagaaagactttattttggcccatggatGGGTTTTATGGGCATTGGGCTTTGTATTTTTGAGTTTATTGTTGTAATGAAAGAGTAGTCAAGTTAGAGacctttttaattaatttttttttcttcttttaattatttttctatTGAGTTAATTTGAAGGGATAGTTGTTTATTTGGTTTGGGCGCTCTAAAGTAAGTTTATTTGGTCTTTATAAATAGTGTTGTAATCCAATACgaatttatggattttttttttttgggaaaattacactgccaccccctgaggattgtactaaatacagtgcaaccccctgtgttttcaaaatatacatcCCGATCCCCTGAGTTTAAGGTACTTGTTACACTCAGCCCCACTCCGTTAGAGCATTCCCATTAGTTGCTGACGTGTTGGCCATTGATgctttaaaatgacaaatatacccttaatgGGTTGTGagtttaccattttgcccatagggcagcccaaacttcacacccccttTCCTTGCTACTCGAATCTGACACGGGTTTAGGGTTCATCTGCCTCAGGTCATCTTCAAGCCCATCACCGACGGCTTGCCTCAGGTTCTTGCTGTGGTGATATGTTGAATTCTTCGTtgtctactactactaccaaatATACAACTTCCAGTACTATAATGGCGGAATCCGAATCCCAAATTATAAGGCGACCAGTCTCAATTAATCTCTTCTTTGTAAACCTCCATGGAATCAAATGCTCATCCattacaaaatccaaaaaccaaTTCTGTGAAATCATCGAAAGAGAGAGATTTCCTGAATCATCTCGAAGCCTACCTCGCCAAGAGAGATGGCATTGACAAGCTCCTCAAGATCTGCTGATATGCTTCCAAGATCATCCTTGTTTCCTCGGTGCTCCCCGAAACGCTCCCTCTAAGCCGTTGTCTCAAGAGCTTTCGATTAGGTAAATTCGTTTAGGATTTGAACGCTCTGAGGAACTTGAATTTCGATTCTAATGAAGAGTTAATCCTTTCCATCCTCGCTTATTGGGGTGAGGCTCTGTATTACTTCATCAAGCAGTTCGTTTGGTTGGCCAAAGTGGATCCGATCAACAGTAAGCACTCGTCGAGGCTACAGAAAATTAGTGCTTGGGCGGAGTTCATCGGGTATTTCGGTAGTATTGCTTTGAAAACTAGGGATCTGAAGAAGATTGATGAGGAAGAAGGTCGACTAAAATATAGGATCGAGATTGCGACGTTGAGAGGTGAAGGGTACAGCAAGGAAGTGGCAGAGATGTGAAAACTGGAACTTAAAGATTGGTGAAGAAGCTCTCGATTGTTCAAGATTTCGTGGATGGATTGATGGCGTTCTCAGATATGCGGCACGGAAAGGGGTTTCTTTCAAGTCCACCTCTGTTTGCTTCTGCAGGGCTTCTTTCAGCTTTCATTAGTACTCACAAGAATTGGTTGTCATGTTAAACTGGTTCGCCATTCGCTGCTTCAGGCATGACTGGACTGGTCATACCTAATTCGTTGTTTtcagttttcttatttttgaatCAACATATAATCTCTCAGTGAGCTCGAGAAGGAAGAGGAATTTTCAGAATTTATAGAGGCGGAGCGTTTGAGCTTTGAGATAAAGAGAGGGAGCTCTTCTACTGTTTGtgtagaagaagaaatcgagaaCTGTAAATTGGGTTCTCTTGCCGTTGAGTCTCTTTTTTCTTATGAATAAAAAGCCTCAATTGGATACAGGTTTTCTTATTGGTTCACTGAGCTCTTGAATGTGACATATTATCTATGGAATGATGGAATTCGATTGAagctattaccaaaaaaaaaaaaaaaaaaaaaaaaaatcgattgaAGCTCTATATTATCGTAATTAGTGTTCCTTTTAATACTTCCTCACCTTCTACTCGATCTTCGTTTCTTCCTCTGTACAACCCTTCATCCTCTGTGATGCTTTGATTGTAAGGAGTGGGATGAAAGTTGCAgcggtggttgaagaagaagaagaaagaagaggaagaattaGTGGTGGGTCctacttttttatgttagaaaaataaaaaattagaatagggttattttaattgaagggcaaaattgccattttaattttatactTAACACTGTCCACTTAAGGGTGCTGGGTGTATATATTGAAAACACATGGGGTCGCActatatttagtacaaacctcagggggtggcagtgtaattttcccttttttttttttttttgaatgaatggattagatttgatttgtttttgagGTTGCTgcctctcccttctctcttccatctcttccctCCACTACCGTGTTCTCTGCtctgctttctctttctcttcttccttctatctTCCCATATCTGTAATATCAGATTTGGTTTGTATCAACCTCTTATCAGGAATATTTTCCTTTGATCTTTTAATCTGATTTGAATCAATACATCTGAATAAGAATCTGAATCTGGATCTTCCCCAGAAATTTGGATCGGCCACTCATCTGGAGTACGTCACCTGGTCTGATCTGGCCTGGCTGATGAAAGGTATCATTTTTATGACCATATTTCTTAAGCCAAAAATTGCATGTTAAATTGTAACCATAATGCGACTAAGATTGTTCAATTGGACCtagaaagactttattttggcccatggatGGGTTTTATGGGCATTGGGCTTTGTATTTTTGAATTTATTGTTGTAATGAACATCTTTTATAAGCACATATAAGAATGTGGGTTCCATGTGTTGTGGAGTAGTCAAGTTAGAGACCTttttaattaagtttttttttctctttttcttttaattatttttctatTGAGTTAATTTGAAGGGATGGTTGTTTATTTGGTTTAGGCGCTCTAAAGTAAGTTTATTTGGTCTTTATAAATAGTTTTGTAATCCAATACgaatttatggatttttttttttttgaatgaatggattagatttgatttgtttttgagGTTGCTgcctctcccttctctcttccatcTTTCCCCCCACTACCGTGTTCTCTACtctgctttctctttctcttctttcttctatcttcccATATTTGTATTATCAGATTTGGTTTGTATCAACCTCTTATCAGGAATATTTTCCTTCGATCTTTTAATCTGATTTGAATCAATCCAAGTATCCAACACAGAAGCAGATTTTTGTTTacaaatttcttttcatttttacccCTAGTTGTGGTATTAATGTAGAAGtcagttcaactaagaaccactctacagtaggattgaTCAATTGAttggaaaagaaactaaaagGTAGAAGAAAGTGGATAGATAGAAAATGGGGGAATAGGGATAGGAGGGGTAGGCTATCTGAGCCTTGGGAACCCatagctatctcagctgtttaACACAAGTCTTTCTCAGACCAAACACTTGCAAGCAAGCAGTAAATTTTCCATTAATCAAGTCTGAATTCTAATACAACTGATGAggcctatttatagcttggcctaagctttacaaaatagaaagtcgGAAATTTGAAACTTacaaccaaaaaggaaagaacacaACATTAGAAAGTACTCAAAATGGAAACTACTTGCCTGACAAAGACTTACTAGTTTGTATGgtaatagaaatagaaactaactaaatcagcaataaaatcttccttctcttgctatcttcagtGGGACCCACAGAATCTCAAATATTTCCTTGGACTTCCTTCTTCATGTAAGGCTTATTGACccacaacactgttcacatTAACAGTAACTCGTGAacagagggttttttttttttttcttttctgagtTGCATCATGCTTTGGTCTACGTCAGGTATCCAGTGAACAATAATATTTAAAATTCAGGCCGTTCATTATGTCTACAAAGCACGGAAGGAGGTCATGATAAGGCAACATCTGATGGGAGCAAGAATTGGAAATTGAGTAATAATTTTAAATGTTGTTGTATAATCATAACCCATTTATTTCTAGGCTCTAGTTTTTAGCAATTGGCTATTGCTTGTTCTGTCTAATTCAATGGTCTGTTGGTTTTAGTTAATTATGTGTACTAAAAATTGCAAAGATTTTTCCCACTTAACTTTTTGATTCATCCCCATGCCTTTATCAGGAAGAGGATGATGAAAATTATAAAGAGGAAGCAGAGGTTGCTGACGAATTTGATAGTGATTTTGATGAAGATGTGAGTGCATTATGTTTGGATTATGATGCACATTACACAATAACTGCTCCATTCACTTCTTAGAGGTCGTTTGATGTCAATCATCATTCACTTGAAGTTCCTGAATATCTTCATTTTGGTGTATTTCTCTGTATCCTGGTATGATCAGGAACCTGAACCAGATGATGAAGTGGAAAATGATGCAAATGATAGGTGATGCTTCTTTCAGCAGATGTTCTTTATTAAGAAATTCCGACTTCAGTGGCTATTATGATCCCAACTTTTTTACAGGGTGCAGACGAAGAAGCGTTTAATATACCCGGGAAAGTCTGtgaccaaaaagaaaaataagaagaaggtCCTCTCAAAGTTAGAAAGAGCTCCAGAGGATGAAAGCTCTCATAAACATCATGAAAACTTGAGTGAACATCATGACATTCCAGATGATCCAGAAGGTGAGAGAATAGTGAGGAAATCCATGAGAACTTCAGTAATTGTAAGGCAAGCAGAAAGAGATGCAATACGTGCCGCATTGCAAGCAACCATGAAGGTCAGTTCTGAGTAACAAGAAATCTGTTTCTCTGTGAGTGTCACCACGCGTTACAGTTTTCTACCCACTCTGGTGTTCATAGTTGAATGTGCTGCTCTTTAGATTTAAAACTTCATTTACGTGACTTACGTATTACTTGTTtcaaatgaaataatatatCCATTTCTTCTAATGAAAATGTATACTATGTTAGTAGGAAtaggttgtgtttgttttttagTGTGAGAACTCTTTtggatctttttttctttggttgacCAAAAAACTTTTGGATCTAGAAAAAAATCAATTGTGAGAGCATTCTCTGTGAGGGAGCATGGCCCCTGTGCGCACtggaggccaatgagagcacacgcaGAAACATCGTGGGagtgggatttctgcctttcataggGGGTGGGCGGTCATTTTACCCCCcattgtgtctgggcatgggctcctccacagagaacttttctccatatcAGTTATATGTGATGTAAACCTTAAATTTTCCTGTTGTTGGCATGAGAAATCGCAAAAACATGATTTACTGTTATAATAGATAAGTTCCCTCCTCTCCCAGCCATGCAGTGGCTACTTCTACTCGAATACAATAggtaaaaaaagataaaatatggGGCCCTAAAAGAAAATGGTTTTTTCAGGCAAAGTAAATAAAATTTATTAGGCTACCGCATAATACTTGACGTACCACATACTCTAAGACTTGCTACACCTTGATCGGCGAAGTCATCTCCAGTCTCATCAGGACATCTATGCTTTCGCTGGAGTAAGGTGTACATGGAAAAAGGGAAGAGCCAAAATGCTAGACAGCTAGAGTCACCATTTCCATAACGAGATGGAAAGCCAAGAGCCACCACCAAGCCTTTTTTGGCCATTAATGTTGTGCTTTCCTCTGTGGAAGTGTTACTTTATACTGCTAAATGATACAACATAGAACAAAATGACTATTAATACTGCCCAAAACTAAGTACAACAACCTAGAAAAGCGTGGGTGATCTCTATTTTCTTACTCAGAAATTTTTAGATATTGGTAGAGTTATATTATCGATGATTCAATTATTCTCATGAGGCTTATGCCTTCACATCAGGGCCTACTACACATGGTTTGTCCTTTTGGTGAGTGAAAAGTCTTGCTTTACAACTCGGTATTTGAAAACATATTTTAATTGTGCTTGGAAACATTCAAATTCCAATAAAGTTCATCGTCATTTTCTCAATATTTTCCACCACTTCCTTTGAAATCCTAATCgctgaaagagaaaaaaaaaaggaaagttatATGAAGTTTTAGCTAAGGTTTGTGTGTGATGGTGATCCTACCACCTTCAAGAGATGCGAGTGAATAAAATTTTAATCCTATCCAATTTATGGTACAGATTTTTCCCTGTTCATAAGTTTCTTCAAGTCTTTGTGATACTTAAGTAAAATACATATCATGGAAGGATAAAGTTCTTAATAGTTGGTTACTTAGTTATAGTGTGCAATATTTTTgtaaaccaaaatgaacatatacttCTGTATTtacccccccctttttttttttcttcagccGATAAAACGGAGGAAAGAAGGCGAGGAGAAGCGAATGACCCAAGAAGAGATGCTCTTAGAAGCAGCCCAAACAGGTTTGGGCAATGAGGTCCACTGTTATGGATGACTAATAACTTTtgattccccctccccctcctcctccttcttgttcttttttatttgtgatTGACATTTGTACTAACATGAAATGAGATACTTCAGAAATCATGAACTTGAGGAACTTGGAGCGTGTGTTGGCAAGGGAGGAAGAAGTTAAGAAAAGAGCAGTTGTACACAAAACATTTTATAGTGGTCCTCAGATACGATATTCTTCGAGAAATGGTAAGATTCTTATTCTATTTTTGAATCATGAGTTCATTTGTCTGAGACAGGCAGACAGCAACGGAATGAGAACGTGAAGCTATTGAATTTGCTTGTTTGGTTGGATAGTTATTAGATAGCGTTGTGAGGCCTGCTGATTAAGTTCCACCAACTGCTTTTAGCTTGCAAACTGATACTgttcccctccccccaccacaaaaagaagaattatatatatatatatatatatttttttttcttttcatttttatgatTACATATTGATCTACATTTATTTCAGGTCAAGTGTTTCTTGAATTCAGCAAAGGGTTGTCATTTCTATCAGAAAGCTGTACAACATCAGCCTTATGTAAGTATAGATAACCCTTTCTTTATCCTGGCTTAAAATACATTTGTACGCCTTTTAAATCTTGAATTTATCCCCTTATTGTAATATGATTATGCTTAGTTGTGTCATTTTATGAATTTTCACCAATCTCTCAAGATATCCATTAGCTTGAATAATAAATGTCAAGATTCCTAGGTGACAAGGGGCCCTTTGAGGTCCAAGGTGACCATCAGTCTTATGTACCTGATGTAGAATTccaacaagaagagaagaagaagagcctcttgttttgggtttggcttAATTTTCTGTGTCCAACTGAACCTGTGGTTCAAGATTGATTCAAGTTAGACTTAATTTCAATTCCCCTATGGCCCTATATGTTGTACGGGTCATGCGCTTAGTATTTTTAGGTTTTATATTATAAcgggccaattctataagctcGAATATGGGGGATGTGAGACCCAGACGAAATTAggtgtttgtttctattttcttaagaGTTTTTAGATACTGTCTATAAAATCAAGAGTTATTTATTGTGACAATTCCAGGAACTTAAAACCAATAACTGGACAAAAGAAAGGATGAGAACTTGAGGAAGAGACTGCCAAGGAGATGAGTAGACTTGATACTTCTGGCAGTCTCTCACCACACCACACACACGTTAaagtatcggtccgtatcgtatcgaccgatacaatTCGATACCATATATgtttaggaaaaaaaagagacgtatcaATCTGTATTATATCAGTACTGACCGATACTGTATGTATCAGCCGATACAATAcagaccgatactttaaaccccTATAtagggtttaaagtatcggtccgtatcgtatTGGCGATATGTACGGTATTGGTCAGTACCGATATGGACCGAtgcgtctctttttttttttctcgtaaAAATATATTGTATCGAATTGTATCTTGGCTGGTACGATATGATCGATAAAtgggtttgtggatgcattaaTACGTATCGAGATGTATCAGCCGATATGGTTCGATACATCttgatacatactgataccATCGATGTggtcgatacattccataaaaaagtcCTTTTCACTCACAGGCTTGATACAACTGTTGTTTTGGTGGAAAAATGATAGAAAACTCTCAACCGagagagtctaaaatcttgcatttaatcttgttCTTTCACACTTTTGGAGTTGGGACTTCCAATGAACACTctaaaacgaatcaaggagtgcaatagcatcatcctttgcatcatccaacaCTCTTCATGGCTGTAGActattacaacatgtaagaaacctcatcttttataacaatttcaatttaatgcacttgtctggttatacattattctccattttagtgtttatgcatgatactttttatatattgcttatttatactgttttttgttccaaagtaattccatgtgtatcttaaccatttccatgcgtatctgTAGCGTTCGATACGGATCTCCAATACAATACAACACGATACGATACATCTCAAAATAGAAGATAACTAAAGAGGCCTAGCTAAATTAGGAAGGAGAGATCTATCCTACCTATGAAAACAAtaaaggctctgtttgtttcgacataaaattttacaattttacatgtgaaaattttacatttgTAAATTTCTACTGTTTATTTCTGCGAGGTAAAATATGATTGTAAAattttccaatgtttgttttatCTATTTTACATGgtaaaatatttacaataatTACATGAAATGCCATTATAGCCATTTGAATAAGTCATCCCATATTATATGGTTGTAAAAATCATGGATCAACATAGGACCCGGAAATTCCAAACAGAATGACAATCTACCACTAAATGTACCATATATGGTGGATCATGATTGCTGGTAAATCTAAATTTTGTGTTTGACATGTAACAGCAGTAAATGAAACCAACGTGAACTAAACCATTTAGGGGCGGATATTTATAGTTTGTGAAGTGGAATATTTAGCAACAGTAAGAAATTGCTACAAAACCCTTCAATAGTAGTGGTGGTTTTATTGCATCTAAATCTATTTTACATTGTCACTTTTAGTATTTTTTGGGGGactatattgattttttttccccccagtTCCATATATAAAGTTACCTGTAAGTCGTCGTACAAAAACTTTATACAAGAGAGATGCAAATACTTGGAGATTACATTTCGTATCAAAATTAGTTAAACAACCAAatatatatttacattttgaaaagaaaaaaaaggatcaaTGATATTTGTGACACAAAACTTGATTACAATATCCATAAAAATAAGTAATCAACAATTCTTGATAATTCCCAATGAAATTTATTGGTCATCACTTGAGGTGTCTGCTGAATCAGCTCTAGTGATCTTCATGTCTTTTGACATTCTACCAATGTTCACAATCCACTCCCTCTATATCCTAGCCAAGCTTCCAGCCTCCTCAATCAACATTATTAGAAAGAAAGTGT harbors:
- the LOC122660138 gene encoding SWR1 complex subunit 2 isoform X1, giving the protein MATFHEEEPVILERSTRTSRGKRMTKLLDEEVEEDELFWNQDSLREEEDDENYKEEAEVADEFDSDFDEDEPEPDDEVENDANDRVQTKKRLIYPGKSVTKKKNKKKVLSKLERAPEDESSHKHHENLSEHHDIPDDPEGERIVRKSMRTSVIVRQAERDAIRAALQATMKPIKRRKEGEEKRMTQEEMLLEAAQTEIMNLRNLERVLAREEEVKKRAVVHKTFYSGPQIRYSSRNGQVFLEFSKGLSFLSESCTTSALYPQRAICAVTGLPAKYRDPKTGLPYATKEAFKIIRERYSEENNRVKGETKDMGVLFDSISGQGFSGRRKRSVIEKTNEAAYMRYWARFRSIPALEIQDLD
- the LOC122660138 gene encoding SWR1 complex subunit 2 isoform X2 — protein: MATFHEEEPVILERSTRTSRGKRMTKLLDEEVEEDELFWNQDSLREEEDDENYKEEAEVADEFDSDFDEDEPEPDDEVENDANDRVQTKKRLIYPGKSVTKKKNKKKVLSKLERAPEDESSHKHHENLSEHHDIPDDPEGERIVRKSMRTSVIVRQAERDAIRAALQATMKPIKRRKEGEEKRMTQEEMLLEAAQTEIMNLRNLERVLAREEEVKKRAVVHKTFYSGPQIRYSSRNGQVFLEFSKGLSFLSESCTTSALYPQRAICAVTGLPANYSEENNRVKGETKDMGVLFDSISGQGFSGRRKRSVIEKTNEAAYMRYWARFRSIPALEIQDLD